A single genomic interval of Flectobacillus major DSM 103 harbors:
- a CDS encoding HEAT repeat domain-containing protein has translation MPYHYSYIEKLITTILVIAAILIIVDIVVMSSILMEKTNAKRNTQKRNEIREKIQQYITAWLMEENIAIDEFMKNEIQNYFSTKQLKNKMFREILYEEIFNANKVLLGEEQKKIKELYTFFGFEKKIKKEFFKYKWYKLVNATNDLLAIKALENSTMFTELLAHPNQFVRLVAIKAEISMGGDQIEILSELRYPLSDWEIYEIISFLKRSQVKRFDNLSKLVNHTEPTVAVLGLQMARMFQELYLDVDFMYLVSHKNHRVRQAAIEYLAECGDSSFLDVLKKMFVGQTEHVQVAILKYIEMHGTDDDVPFIYLRLGDHRPAIQVKAAQTLHNMNLNSSNFLNYLEQSEDKKRQKLAIHVLRNQ, from the coding sequence ATGCCCTACCATTATTCTTATATAGAAAAACTCATTACAACAATCCTTGTTATTGCAGCTATTTTAATTATTGTTGATATAGTCGTAATGAGCTCTATTTTGATGGAAAAAACTAATGCCAAACGAAATACCCAAAAACGTAACGAAATCCGAGAGAAAATACAGCAATATATTACAGCTTGGCTCATGGAAGAAAATATAGCAATTGATGAATTTATGAAAAATGAAATTCAAAACTATTTCTCGACCAAACAGCTCAAAAATAAAATGTTCCGTGAAATTCTTTACGAAGAAATATTTAATGCCAACAAGGTACTACTAGGCGAAGAACAAAAGAAAATCAAAGAGTTATATACCTTCTTTGGGTTTGAGAAAAAAATCAAAAAGGAGTTTTTTAAATACAAATGGTACAAACTGGTTAATGCTACCAACGACTTGCTGGCAATTAAAGCCCTCGAAAACTCGACCATGTTTACTGAATTGCTTGCCCACCCCAATCAATTTGTACGATTGGTAGCCATCAAGGCCGAAATATCGATGGGGGGCGACCAAATAGAAATTCTTTCTGAACTACGTTACCCTTTGTCTGACTGGGAAATTTATGAGATTATTAGCTTTTTGAAACGAAGCCAAGTCAAAAGATTTGATAACCTGTCTAAACTGGTCAATCATACCGAGCCTACAGTAGCAGTGTTGGGGCTTCAAATGGCTCGAATGTTTCAAGAATTATATTTAGATGTAGATTTTATGTATCTTGTTTCACATAAAAATCATAGAGTAAGGCAGGCTGCCATCGAATACCTTGCCGAGTGCGGTGACAGCAGCTTTTTGGATGTTCTCAAAAAAATGTTTGTAGGCCAAACTGAACACGTACAGGTGGCTATTCTGAAATACATAGAAATGCACGGAACCGACGACGACGTACCTTTTATTTATCTTCGCCTTGGTGACCACCGACCTGCTATTCAAGTAAAAGCAGCCCAAACCTTACATAATATGAACCTCAATAGCTCAAATTTTCTTAATTATCTTGAACAAAGCGAAGATAAAAAAAGACAAAAATTGGCTATTCACGTTCTTCGAAATCAATAA
- a CDS encoding response regulator transcription factor encodes MKILIAEDESLLLKLLVDKFQRESYEVTGCQNGLEAIDLYDEKQPDIVITDLQMPYSGGYELIFHIRKERKSNTPIIVLSSTSVEDKIVASLELGANDFVEKPFRFNELIIRVRRLLAAASHQ; translated from the coding sequence ATGAAAATATTAATTGCAGAAGACGAATCCCTATTGCTCAAATTATTAGTTGATAAATTCCAACGTGAAAGCTATGAAGTAACAGGATGCCAAAATGGACTAGAAGCGATAGACTTATACGATGAAAAACAACCCGACATCGTTATTACCGATTTGCAAATGCCTTATTCTGGAGGCTATGAATTGATATTTCATATTAGAAAAGAACGAAAATCTAATACCCCAATTATTGTACTGTCAAGTACCAGTGTTGAAGATAAAATTGTAGCGTCGCTCGAATTAGGTGCTAATGATTTTGTGGAAAAACCGTTCCGATTTAACGAACTAATCATTAGAGTTCGACGACTGTTGGCCGCCGCTTCCCATCAGTAG